A region from the Rhodamnia argentea isolate NSW1041297 chromosome 7, ASM2092103v1, whole genome shotgun sequence genome encodes:
- the LOC115756213 gene encoding vacuolar-sorting receptor 1-like — MWEKLKIFVWVWCVLCGSGFGRFIVTKNSLEVTSPESMNGFYDSLVGIFGGSNLGGTMAGTVIYPKSNRKACRSFEDFGFSFNSYSGGLPTFLLADRGDCFFSLKAWRAQNAGVAAILIADDRREPLFNMESPEEYYPGSEYVQEIFIPSAFIMKALGDDMKRELSDGQMVNVTLDWTGALPRIDLVQNLGEAMTVIDGGV, encoded by the exons ATGTGGGAAAAGCTTAAGATTTTCGTTTGGGTTTGGTGCGTTTTGTGCGGGTCTGGCTTTGGAAGATTCATAGTGACGAAGAACAGCTTGGAGGTGACTTCTCCAGAATCGATGAATGGATTTTATGACAGTTTGGTCGGAATCTTTGGTGGCTCAAACTTGGGAGGGACGATGGCAGGCACTGTAATTTATCCGAAATCCAACCGCAAGGCATGCAGGAGCTTTGAGGACTTTGGTTTCTCTTTCAATTCCTATTCCGGAGGACTACCTACTTTTCTACTTGCTGATCGAGGAG ATTGCTTCTTCTCACTGAAAGCATGGAGAGCACAGAATGCTGGAGTGGCCGCCATTCTCATCGCTGATGACAGACGCGAGCCATTGTTCAACATGGAGTCTCCGGAAGAATATTATCCTGGTTCTGAGTATGTCCAAGAGATCTTCATCCCATCAGCATTCATCATGAAAGCTTTGGGAGATGACATGAAGCGGGAATTGTCTGATGGCCAAATGGTTAATGTCACTCTGGATTGGACCGGAGCTCTTCCGCGCATTGATCTCGTACAGAACCTCGGCGAAGCCATGACCGTAATTGATGGAGGAGTTTGA
- the LOC115756199 gene encoding rhodanese-like domain-containing protein 10 has product MAIGWNHLSTTCSLPGTHGRHESSSHQQHFLAPPRRAKPHRPLRPSAVPSNNARQLIESGAICPILPREAASAIMDGGYVMLDVRPEWEREKARVAGSLHVPLFVEDRDNGPLTLLKKWVHFGYIGLWTGQNFTTLNSDFIEQVEGKVPDKDARMLIACGEGLRSMMAASKLYDHGYRNLGWLAGGFNRSKDSDFPDVEGHEKLQYATIGGASYFFLQLLILLQAVGKE; this is encoded by the exons atggccatTGGATGGAACCACCTCTCGACAACGTGCAGTCTTCCTGGGACTCATGGACGGCATGAATCGTCATCGCACCAGCAGCACTTCCTCGCTCCTCCAAGACGCGCCAAACCTCATCGTCCACTAAGACCAAGTGCGGTCCCATCGAACAATGCCCGGCAGCTCATCGAGTCCGGCGCCATCTGCCCCATACTGCCCCGGGAGGCAGCATCTGCCATCATGGACGGCGGCTACGTGATGCTGGACGTCAGGCCGGAGTGGGAGAGGGAGAAGGCCCGTGTGGCTGGGTCACTGCACGTGCCGCTCTTCGTGGAGGACCGGGACAACGGACCCCTGACGCTGCTCAAGAAGTGGGTGCACTTCGGCTACATCGGGCTGTGGACGGGCCAGAACTTCACGACCCTGAACTCCGATTTCATCGAGCAAGTGGAGGGGAAAGTTCCTGATAAGGATGCTAGGATGCTCATAGCATGTGGCGAGGGGCTCAG ATCGATGATGGCGGCGTCGAAGCTGTATGATCATGGCTACCGGAACCTGGGATGGTTGGCTGGAGGATTCAATCGTTCCAAGGACAGCGACTTCCCAGATGTTGAAGGTCACGAGAAGTTGCAGTATGCCACAATCGGAGGCGCGTCCtacttctttcttcaattgctcATTCTCTTGCAAGCTGTAGGGAAAGAATAG
- the LOC115756200 gene encoding probable pyridoxal 5'-phosphate synthase subunit PDX1: protein MAGTGVVAVYGNGALTEAKKSTFSVKVGLAQMLRGGVIMDVVTPDQARVAEEAGACAVMALERVPADIRAQGGVARMSDPQLIKEIKQSVTIPVMAKARIGHFVEAQILEAIGIDYVDESEVLTPADEDNHINKHNFRVPFVCGCRNLGEALRRIREGAAMIRTKGEAGTGNVVEAVRHVRSVMGDIRVLRNMDDDEVFTFAKKIAAPYDLVMQTKQLGRLPVVQFAAGGVATPADAALMMQLGCDGVFVGSGVFKSGDPAKRARAIVQAVTHYSDPEMLAEVSCGLGEAMVGLNLRDTKVERFASRSD from the coding sequence ATGGCTGGAACCGGAGTAGTGGCGGTGTACGGGAACGGAGCCCTGACGGAGGCGAAGAAGTCGACCTTCTCCGtcaaggtcggcctcgcccagaTGCTCCGTGGTGGCGTCATCATGGACGTTGTCACCCCCGACCAGGCCCGCGTCGCCGAGGAGGCCGGCGCTTGCGCCGTCATGGCCCTCGAGCGCGTCCCCGCCGACATCCGCGCCCAGGGCGGTGTCGCCCGCATGAGCGACCCCCAGCTCATCAAGGAGATCAAGCAATCCGTCACCATCCCCGTCATGGCCAAGGCCCGGATTGGCCATTTCGTCGAGGCCCAGATCCTCGAGGCCATCGGCATCGACTACGTGGACGAGAGCGAGGTCCTCACTCCCGCCGACGAGGACAACCACATCAACAAGCACAACTTCCGCGTGCCCTTCGTGTGCGGCTGCCGCAACCTCGGCGAGGCCCTCCGCCGCATCCGCGAGGGTGCCGCCATGATCCGTACCAAGGGCGAGGCTGGCACTGGCAACGTCGTCGAGGCCGTCCGCCACGTGCGGTCTGTGATGGGTGACATCAGGGTTCTCCGCAACATGGATGATGACGAGGTATTCACCTTCGCCAAGAAGATCGCCGCCCCCTATGACCTGGTCATGCAGACCAAGCAGCTAGGGAGGCTGCCCGTGGTGCAGTTCGCCGCGGGAGGGGTGGCAACCCCGGCTGACGCGGCGCTGATGATGCAGCTGGGCTGTGACGGGGTGTTTGTCGGCTCAGGGGTGTTCAAGAGTGGCGACCCGGCAAAGAGAGCGCGGGCGATCGTGCAGGCGGTGACACATTACAGTGACCCGGAGATGTTGGCTGAGGTGAGCTGCGGATTAGGGGAGGCCATGGTGGGGTTAAATTTGAGGGATACCAAGGTGGAGAGGTTCGCTAGCCGGTCGGACTGA